The proteins below come from a single Geobacillus thermoleovorans genomic window:
- a CDS encoding pullulanase X25 domain-containing protein has protein sequence MAKQRRRERGMIKRARRMLSLVLASVLLLALTPFQAVAAANEAGSSSALGNGAHRWTAESTASQPRTITLVGNLQDELGHTAEWDPGALATRMHDEGNGLYTFTGTLPAGTYEYKIAVNGSWDENYGAGGRNGANLVLKLDRQTEVTFYYNDRTHAIADSTWYTAIAKEKQPRLVGTVLPAIGYEGESNGWTPGTSTALLTDDDFDSVYTFTAQVPKGSYEYKIVLGNNWNESYPQENARLNVLETTIITFFFNAKTKEVYTDYNPNGSDGVVQKDRLKHNTWDTLYRQPFGAVKAGTKVTLRLAAKKGDLTKADVYVKNATTGTAKVYTMEKVGVLGDDEYWEAAFTPSAPGVYGYKFIAVDAGMKAEYGEDTKEGQWGRAVDKNAELFQLTVYDPNYKTPDWMKEAVVYQIFPDRFFNGNPSNDNSKQQARGAQPIEHRDWSDLPDNPRLKGTSGYDGDGEWSNDFFGGDIAGIEQKLDYLQSLGVNTIYLNPIANAPSNHKYDASNYKELDPMFGSPEEFQSFVQALANRGMHLILDGVFNHVSDDSIYFDRYHRYPTVGAYEYWEAVYDLMNEKGLSEEEARKQVEEKFKQEGQTFSPYGFHLWFNIENKKVNGHYQYQSWWGYDSLPEFKSVTGEKVPHPSELNNDALANYIFRESDSVAKSWIALGASGWRLDVANEVDPAFWREFRQELLQGSYGRGPTLKEGEQPLILGEIWDDASKYFLGDQYDSVMNYRFRGAVLDFLKNGNAEEADKRLTAIREDYPSEAFYALMNLIGSHDTARAVFLLGNGTDSSERAELDPNYNEELGKKRLKLAVILQMGYPGAPTIYYGDEAGVTGSKDPDNRRTYPWGKEDQNLLSHYQKVGHIRQHHQSLLAHGDIKTVYAQGDVYVFARQYGREAALIAINRGNEDKTVALDVASLLPNGTVLTDELHDGGEATVAGGTLTVTIPALDGRMMFGTVTAEMPAAVSNLQASASDGCVTLTWEGNASRYRIYESTLKGAGYTMVQETETTSATIGSLTNGTAYYFAVAAVDENGNESPKVETNRVVPHYPLTSDNVQFVTTLSDATLDLSKPQQVDVHVNIDNVTSKGAADGLQAVLQVKGPHDETWKEYRAAYQGQDGDANVFRAAFTPLAAGTYTYRYALTTNLGEEWMYTEEKQVTFAADNSDQIAPADAIELRQPAVESGQVNLSWTFVGKKDGDAYLLAIERNGDIVHTTTSIGDSFTDYDVENGTEYTYVVKLYDRAGNVVASNTVKVTPDIVMVKVIFKVRAPDYTPLDARITIPNSLNGWNTGAWEMSRNGAVTPDWQFTVEVQEGETITYKYVKGGSWDQEGLADHTREDDNDDDVSYYGYGTIGTDLKVTVHNEGNNTMIVQDRILRWIDMPVVIEEVQKQGSQVTIKGNAIKNGVLTINGERVPIDGRMAFSYTFAPASHQKEVLIHIEPSAESKTAIFNNDGGAIAKNTKDYVLNLETKQLREGKLTTPPSNGDSPGSGWPGSETPSHDGGTTPGNGTSPGNGGPSDGTSPGGSVPPGGTAPPGNGAPPSAPPQKPSPSKPKEKPRKPTTPPGQVKKVYWDGVELKKGQIGRLTVQKPINLWKRTKDGRLVFVRILQPGEVYRVYGYDARFGGQYAVGGGYYVTDIDTHIRYETPSKEKLKLVNGE, from the coding sequence TTGGCCAAACAAAGGAGAAGGGAGCGGGGGATGATCAAGAGGGCAAGGAGAATGCTATCATTGGTTTTGGCATCGGTGTTGTTGCTGGCATTGACTCCTTTCCAGGCGGTTGCCGCTGCGAACGAGGCAGGAAGTTCTAGCGCTCTAGGGAATGGAGCGCATCGGTGGACGGCCGAATCCACGGCCTCGCAACCACGGACGATCACGCTAGTCGGCAATTTGCAAGATGAGTTGGGCCATACGGCGGAATGGGATCCGGGGGCATTGGCGACGAGGATGCATGATGAAGGGAATGGGCTTTATACATTCACCGGGACGCTGCCAGCCGGGACCTATGAGTACAAAATTGCGGTCAACGGCAGCTGGGATGAAAATTACGGCGCCGGCGGCCGCAATGGCGCAAATCTGGTGTTGAAGCTGGATCGGCAAACCGAGGTGACGTTTTATTACAATGACCGGACGCATGCGATCGCTGATTCGACATGGTATACGGCGATTGCGAAGGAGAAACAGCCGCGTCTTGTCGGGACGGTGCTGCCGGCCATCGGCTATGAGGGGGAGAGCAACGGATGGACTCCGGGGACATCGACGGCGCTGTTGACCGATGATGATTTTGACTCGGTGTACACGTTTACGGCGCAGGTGCCGAAAGGATCGTATGAATATAAAATTGTCCTCGGAAACAATTGGAATGAGAGCTACCCACAAGAGAATGCACGCTTAAATGTTTTGGAAACGACGATCATTACATTCTTCTTCAATGCGAAAACAAAAGAGGTGTACACCGACTACAACCCCAATGGCTCTGACGGTGTTGTTCAGAAAGACCGATTAAAACACAATACATGGGATACGCTGTACCGCCAGCCGTTTGGTGCGGTGAAAGCGGGAACGAAGGTGACGCTTCGTCTGGCGGCGAAAAAAGGCGATTTGACGAAGGCGGATGTGTATGTGAAAAATGCGACGACCGGAACCGCCAAAGTCTACACGATGGAAAAAGTCGGCGTGCTCGGGGATGATGAATATTGGGAGGCTGCGTTTACCCCTTCTGCGCCGGGGGTATACGGTTATAAATTTATCGCTGTCGATGCCGGGATGAAGGCGGAATATGGTGAAGATACGAAAGAAGGACAATGGGGGAGGGCGGTCGACAAAAATGCGGAGCTGTTTCAGCTGACCGTCTATGATCCGAATTACAAAACACCAGATTGGATGAAAGAAGCGGTTGTGTATCAAATTTTCCCGGATCGGTTCTTTAATGGCAACCCTTCAAATGATAACAGCAAGCAGCAGGCACGCGGGGCGCAGCCGATTGAGCATCGCGATTGGTCGGATTTGCCCGATAATCCGCGCCTGAAAGGGACGAGCGGCTACGATGGCGACGGTGAATGGTCGAATGACTTTTTCGGCGGAGACATCGCCGGAATTGAACAAAAGTTGGATTATTTGCAGTCGCTTGGAGTGAACACGATTTACTTAAATCCGATCGCCAATGCGCCATCGAACCATAAATATGATGCGAGCAATTACAAAGAATTGGATCCGATGTTCGGTTCCCCGGAAGAATTCCAATCGTTTGTGCAGGCGCTTGCGAACCGGGGGATGCATCTCATCTTAGACGGGGTGTTCAACCACGTATCCGACGATTCGATTTACTTTGACCGCTACCACCGCTATCCGACCGTCGGTGCGTATGAATATTGGGAAGCGGTTTACGATTTGATGAATGAAAAAGGATTGAGCGAGGAAGAAGCGCGGAAACAAGTGGAAGAGAAGTTCAAACAAGAGGGACAGACGTTCAGCCCGTATGGGTTTCATCTTTGGTTCAATATTGAAAACAAAAAAGTCAATGGCCATTATCAATACCAATCATGGTGGGGCTATGACAGTCTGCCGGAGTTTAAGTCGGTGACGGGGGAAAAAGTGCCGCATCCGAGTGAATTGAACAACGATGCGCTCGCGAATTACATTTTCCGTGAATCGGATTCGGTGGCGAAAAGCTGGATTGCCCTCGGCGCCTCCGGCTGGCGGTTGGATGTGGCCAATGAGGTGGATCCGGCGTTTTGGCGCGAGTTTCGCCAAGAATTGCTTCAAGGGTCGTACGGCCGCGGTCCGACGTTAAAAGAGGGGGAGCAGCCGCTCATTTTAGGGGAAATTTGGGATGACGCATCGAAATATTTTCTAGGCGACCAGTACGATTCCGTGATGAACTACCGGTTCCGCGGGGCGGTGCTTGACTTTTTGAAAAACGGAAATGCAGAAGAGGCGGACAAGCGGCTGACGGCCATAAGGGAAGACTACCCAAGTGAAGCGTTTTATGCGCTGATGAACTTAATCGGTTCGCATGACACGGCGCGGGCGGTCTTTCTGCTTGGGAACGGAACGGATTCATCCGAGCGGGCGGAGCTTGATCCGAATTATAATGAGGAACTTGGGAAAAAGCGGCTCAAGCTGGCGGTGATTTTGCAGATGGGATACCCGGGAGCGCCGACGATTTATTACGGCGATGAAGCGGGAGTAACAGGCTCAAAAGACCCAGACAACCGCCGCACGTATCCGTGGGGCAAAGAAGATCAAAATCTGTTGTCCCATTATCAGAAAGTGGGGCACATTCGCCAGCACCATCAATCGTTGTTGGCCCATGGCGACATCAAGACGGTGTATGCGCAAGGGGATGTATACGTATTTGCCCGCCAATACGGGCGTGAAGCGGCGCTCATTGCCATCAACCGCGGCAATGAGGACAAGACGGTGGCGCTTGACGTCGCTTCGTTGCTTCCGAACGGCACCGTGCTTACGGATGAGTTGCATGATGGCGGGGAAGCTACGGTCGCTGGCGGAACGTTGACGGTCACGATTCCGGCCCTGGATGGACGGATGATGTTTGGGACGGTGACGGCGGAAATGCCGGCAGCAGTCAGCAATTTGCAGGCGAGCGCTTCGGATGGCTGCGTGACGTTAACGTGGGAAGGAAATGCATCGAGATACCGAATTTACGAGTCCACGTTAAAAGGTGCCGGTTATACGATGGTGCAAGAGACGGAAACAACTTCGGCCACGATCGGTTCGTTGACGAACGGAACAGCCTATTACTTTGCCGTTGCGGCGGTCGATGAAAACGGGAATGAATCACCGAAGGTCGAAACGAATCGCGTCGTTCCTCATTACCCGCTGACGAGCGACAATGTCCAGTTCGTGACAACGTTAAGCGATGCCACACTGGATTTGTCAAAGCCGCAGCAAGTGGATGTCCATGTCAACATCGACAATGTGACAAGCAAAGGAGCAGCTGATGGGTTGCAAGCGGTGTTGCAAGTGAAAGGCCCGCATGACGAAACATGGAAAGAATACAGAGCGGCTTACCAAGGACAAGACGGCGACGCCAACGTGTTCCGAGCTGCCTTCACTCCGCTCGCCGCAGGGACGTATACGTATCGTTATGCGCTGACGACCAACCTTGGCGAGGAGTGGATGTATACAGAAGAGAAGCAAGTGACGTTTGCGGCAGACAACAGCGACCAAATAGCGCCAGCAGACGCCATCGAGCTGCGGCAGCCTGCGGTTGAATCGGGACAAGTGAATTTATCATGGACGTTTGTTGGGAAAAAAGATGGGGATGCTTATTTGTTAGCCATCGAGCGCAACGGTGATATCGTGCATACAACCACTTCGATCGGCGATTCATTTACAGACTACGATGTCGAAAACGGCACCGAGTACACGTATGTTGTCAAGTTGTATGACCGCGCCGGCAATGTTGTGGCGTCAAACACGGTCAAGGTGACGCCGGACATTGTGATGGTGAAAGTGATTTTTAAAGTGAGAGCGCCGGATTACACACCGTTGGATGCCCGAATTACGATTCCGAACAGCTTGAACGGCTGGAACACAGGGGCCTGGGAGATGTCGCGCAACGGTGCGGTGACGCCCGATTGGCAATTTACCGTCGAGGTGCAGGAAGGGGAAACGATCACCTATAAGTATGTGAAAGGCGGATCGTGGGATCAAGAGGGGTTGGCCGACCATACGCGTGAGGACGACAACGATGATGACGTGAGCTACTACGGCTATGGGACGATTGGCACCGACTTGAAAGTGACGGTCCACAATGAAGGAAACAATACGATGATTGTGCAAGACCGCATTTTGCGCTGGATCGATATGCCGGTCGTCATCGAAGAGGTGCAAAAACAAGGAAGTCAAGTGACGATCAAGGGCAATGCCATTAAAAACGGTGTTTTGACGATCAATGGCGAGCGGGTGCCGATTGATGGCCGGATGGCATTCTCGTACACGTTTGCGCCGGCCAGCCATCAAAAAGAAGTGTTGATCCATATCGAACCATCGGCCGAAAGCAAAACAGCCATTTTCAACAACGACGGCGGAGCGATTGCGAAAAACACAAAAGATTACGTGCTGAATTTAGAAACGAAGCAATTGCGCGAAGGGAAGTTGACAACGCCGCCAAGCAACGGCGATTCTCCAGGAAGCGGTTGGCCGGGCAGCGAAACGCCGTCCCATGACGGAGGGACAACACCAGGCAACGGCACCTCTCCGGGCAACGGTGGTCCATCGGATGGCACATCCCCTGGGGGGAGCGTTCCGCCGGGCGGCACAGCTCCGCCGGGAAACGGAGCACCTCCATCAGCACCGCCGCAAAAACCGTCTCCATCGAAACCAAAAGAGAAACCGAGAAAGCCAACCACTCCTCCAGGCCAAGTGAAAAAAGTGTACTGGGATGGCGTGGAGCTGAAAAAAGGGCAAATCGGCCGCTTGACGGTGCAAAAGCCGATCAATCTATGGAAACGGACGAAGGATGGGCGCCTTGTGTTCGTCCGCATCTTACAGCCTGGGGAAGTGTACCGCGTCTACGGGTATGATGCGCGCTTCGGCGGGCAGTACGCGGTCGGCGGCGGGTATTACGTAACAGACATTGACACGCACATCCGCTATGAAACG